A region from the Atribacterota bacterium genome encodes:
- a CDS encoding 2,3-bisphosphoglycerate-independent phosphoglycerate mutase, which translates to MIDENILKELTIKTDTKIILVVLDGIGDLPNKEGKTVLEQATIPNLDQLAARSICGLTDPVSRGITPGSGPAHLSLFGYDPIKYQIGRGVLEALGINMELTCDDLACRGNFATIDENGIITDRRAGRISTETNQQICALLQREITEINEVKVIIKSGKEHRFVVVFRGKGLEDGISDADPQLVSQKVKYAQALRPESEGSVQIINRFIDKCLEILKGHHPANAVLLRGIAKHPGLPAMSERYKLNPAAIANYPMYRGLAKLVGMNILNTGDTIADEFITLKEKYRDYDFFYLHIKKTDSYGEDGNFEAKVKVVEEVDRYIPALLELNPEVLVITGDHSTPAALAAHSWHPNPFLLYSRYIRVDDVKTFSENEFVRGGLGRFSATEAIPLILANALKLNKYGA; encoded by the coding sequence TTGATAGATGAGAATATATTAAAAGAACTGACTATAAAAACTGATACTAAAATTATTCTGGTAGTGCTGGATGGCATAGGTGATCTTCCCAATAAGGAAGGGAAGACTGTACTGGAACAAGCGACCATACCAAACCTGGATCAATTAGCAGCTCGGTCAATTTGTGGTTTAACTGACCCTGTTTCGCGTGGGATTACACCTGGTAGCGGACCAGCACATCTATCTTTATTTGGATATGATCCAATTAAATATCAGATAGGAAGAGGTGTCCTGGAAGCGCTGGGCATAAATATGGAATTGACCTGTGATGACCTTGCCTGTCGGGGAAACTTTGCCACCATTGATGAAAACGGTATAATCACTGATCGTAGGGCAGGTCGGATTTCTACCGAAACAAACCAGCAGATATGCGCATTATTGCAAAGGGAGATAACTGAAATTAATGAAGTAAAAGTTATAATCAAATCTGGTAAGGAACATCGTTTTGTAGTGGTATTCAGGGGTAAAGGACTGGAAGATGGTATTTCAGATGCCGATCCTCAACTTGTCAGCCAAAAAGTGAAATATGCCCAGGCCTTAAGACCGGAGAGTGAAGGAAGTGTCCAGATAATTAACCGCTTTATAGATAAATGCCTGGAGATTCTTAAAGGACATCATCCGGCTAATGCTGTACTTTTAAGAGGAATAGCTAAACATCCCGGCTTGCCTGCTATGAGTGAGCGGTATAAGTTGAACCCGGCTGCTATTGCTAATTACCCCATGTATCGTGGTTTAGCCAAGCTAGTAGGTATGAATATTCTAAATACCGGAGATACCATTGCCGATGAATTTATTACTTTAAAGGAGAAATATCGGGATTATGATTTCTTTTATCTTCATATCAAGAAGACTGATAGTTATGGGGAAGATGGAAATTTTGAGGCAAAGGTTAAGGTCGTTGAGGAAGTGGACCGCTATATCCCTGCTTTATTAGAACTGAATCCCGAAGTATTGGTAATCACTGGTGATCATTCCACCCCGGCAGCTCTGGCAGCTCATAGCTGGCATCCCAATCCATTTCTACTTTATTCCCGCTATATTCGAGTAGATGATGTTAAGACCTTTAGTGAAAATGAATTTGTCAGAGGAGGTCTGGGGAGGTTCTCAGCAACAGAAGCCATTCCCCTAATATTAGCCAATGCCCTGAAACTGAATAAATATGGGGCATAG
- a CDS encoding ATP-dependent RecD-like DNA helicase, translating to MNNKNELIEEEILIKGTIKKLVFHNEEDGFVIARIDMLEPERKEMVIVGKMAAVSIGEMYQFKGKWSVDSRYGLQFNFDDYQILLPTTLEGVRRYLGSGLIKGVGPATASRIVEHFGEKTLEIIEQNPERLCEVEGIAEKRIQIIKKSWQEQKEIKRVMLFLQSYQVTTGYAVKIFKQYGTRAIEKLKENPYCLVDDIFGIGFKIADKIAQNLGIISDSPARIRAGIKYCLNEKAGQGHCFVYQDDLLIMTGELLGVNEKLVERELALLNHNKEVIIQNKQVWLPIYFNAEKEISQKIISLIRSPQQLTQLNIDQKIGQLEKKYKINFAQEQKQAIKEVLLHRVLILTGGPGTGKTTTTIGLIELFEELGLKIVLAAPTGRAAKKLSEATRRPARTIHRLLVYNPREKCFTKNEQNPIRADAVILDEVSMIDVLLMHCLLKAITEDTFLILIGDIDQLPSVGPGNLLKDFIDSGVIPVIRLTHIFRQKEKSLIVLNAHRVNQGQFPILNSKQERDFFFLKEENPEKAAQKIIQLCTYRLPRSYGFDPIRDIQVLTPMYKGAVGADQLNNLLRNALNATGKSVKYGHQQYKINDKVMQVRNNYDKEVFNGDIGNIKEIDYEEQMVKILFYRRVVEYDFSELNELVLAYAITVHKSQGSEYSVVVIPLLTQHFLLLQRNLLYTAITRAKRLVIIVGTSKALWIAIKNNKTIQRNTFLKERLQEMIHIENEKSLQE from the coding sequence ATGAATAATAAAAATGAATTAATAGAAGAAGAAATCCTGATAAAAGGAACCATAAAAAAATTAGTCTTCCATAATGAAGAAGATGGCTTTGTTATTGCCCGTATTGATATGCTGGAACCGGAAAGGAAAGAAATGGTCATAGTGGGTAAGATGGCTGCCGTAAGTATAGGGGAGATGTATCAATTTAAAGGGAAGTGGAGTGTAGATTCGCGCTATGGATTACAATTTAATTTTGATGATTATCAAATACTTTTACCAACTACCTTAGAAGGTGTACGACGATATCTCGGCTCAGGATTAATCAAAGGTGTCGGTCCGGCAACTGCCAGCAGAATAGTAGAACACTTTGGAGAAAAAACGCTGGAAATAATTGAACAAAATCCGGAGAGACTATGTGAAGTAGAAGGGATTGCTGAAAAGAGGATTCAGATAATTAAAAAGTCCTGGCAGGAACAGAAAGAAATTAAAAGAGTTATGCTTTTTTTACAATCCTATCAGGTTACTACCGGATACGCGGTGAAGATATTTAAACAATACGGAACCAGAGCCATTGAAAAATTAAAAGAAAATCCTTATTGTCTGGTAGATGACATATTTGGGATTGGTTTTAAGATTGCCGATAAAATTGCCCAAAATTTAGGGATTATTAGCGATTCGCCAGCCAGAATTAGAGCTGGAATTAAATATTGCTTGAATGAAAAGGCAGGACAGGGTCATTGTTTTGTCTACCAGGATGATTTGTTAATAATGACAGGCGAATTGCTGGGAGTTAATGAAAAATTAGTGGAAAGAGAATTGGCACTGTTAAATCATAATAAAGAGGTAATAATCCAGAACAAACAAGTATGGTTGCCGATATATTTTAATGCTGAAAAGGAAATTAGTCAGAAAATTATCAGCCTAATTCGCTCCCCACAACAATTAACCCAGCTCAATATTGACCAGAAAATAGGACAACTGGAGAAGAAATATAAGATTAACTTTGCCCAGGAGCAAAAACAAGCCATAAAAGAAGTTTTACTTCATCGTGTTTTAATTCTAACTGGTGGTCCCGGTACCGGAAAAACCACCACTACTATCGGATTAATTGAATTATTTGAAGAGCTTGGTTTAAAGATTGTACTGGCTGCACCAACCGGAAGGGCAGCAAAAAAATTAAGTGAAGCTACTCGTAGACCGGCTAGAACCATTCATCGTTTACTGGTTTACAATCCTAGAGAAAAATGTTTTACCAAAAATGAGCAGAATCCTATCAGGGCAGATGCAGTTATCCTGGATGAAGTTTCTATGATAGATGTTCTGTTAATGCATTGTCTGTTAAAGGCGATAACAGAAGATACTTTTTTAATTTTGATTGGAGATATTGATCAATTGCCATCCGTTGGTCCTGGGAATTTATTAAAGGATTTTATTGATTCTGGAGTGATACCGGTAATACGGCTAACACATATTTTCAGGCAGAAGGAAAAAAGCCTGATTGTATTAAATGCCCACCGGGTTAATCAGGGTCAATTCCCTATCTTAAATAGTAAGCAGGAGAGGGATTTTTTCTTTTTAAAAGAGGAAAATCCAGAAAAAGCTGCTCAAAAAATAATTCAACTATGCACATATCGGCTACCCCGCAGTTATGGTTTTGATCCTATTCGGGATATACAGGTCTTAACTCCAATGTATAAAGGAGCTGTGGGGGCTGATCAATTGAATAATTTGCTGAGGAATGCCTTAAATGCTACCGGGAAAAGCGTAAAATACGGTCATCAGCAGTATAAAATAAACGATAAGGTAATGCAGGTTCGCAATAATTATGATAAAGAGGTCTTTAACGGGGATATAGGTAATATTAAAGAGATAGACTATGAAGAACAGATGGTTAAGATACTATTTTATCGTCGGGTAGTGGAGTATGATTTTTCTGAATTAAATGAATTAGTCCTGGCTTATGCCATTACTGTCCATAAGAGTCAGGGAAGTGAGTATTCGGTAGTGGTTATTCCTCTTTTAACGCAACATTTTCTTTTATTACAGCGTAATTTGCTGTATACAGCCATTACTCGTGCTAAGAGATTGGTAATTATTGTGGGTACCAGTAAAGCATTGTGGATTGCCATTAAAAATAATAAGACTATTCAGAGAAATACCTTTCTTAAGGAAAGATTACAGGAGATGATACATATAGAAAATGAGAAATCCCTTCAAGAATGA
- a CDS encoding secondary thiamine-phosphate synthase enzyme YjbQ: MLKTISVNTHNRTEMLDITAKIQQVVQESNQKEGLCFVFVPHTTAAITINENADPSVLEDILQELEKVIPFKDNYRHLEGNSAAHIKSSLVGSSISVIIENGQLKLGTWQGICFCEFDGPRTRKVWIKIIY, translated from the coding sequence ATGTTAAAAACAATATCGGTTAATACTCATAACCGAACAGAAATGTTGGACATTACCGCTAAAATTCAACAAGTAGTTCAGGAAAGTAATCAAAAGGAAGGGCTTTGTTTTGTTTTCGTACCTCACACTACTGCAGCTATAACCATTAATGAAAATGCTGATCCGAGTGTATTGGAGGATATACTGCAAGAGCTGGAGAAAGTAATTCCGTTTAAGGATAATTACCGTCATTTGGAAGGTAATTCAGCAGCTCATATTAAATCAAGTCTGGTGGGATCCTCAATTTCAGTTATTATAGAAAACGGTCAGTTAAAATTAGGAACTTGGCAGGGGATATGTTTTTGTGAATTTGACGGACCTAGAACTCGCAAGGTCTGGATTAAAATAATTTATTAA
- a CDS encoding lysylphosphatidylglycerol synthase transmembrane domain-containing protein, with translation MKQPVLGHKKIIKGLMGSLIIGISVFLIVLLITIDRNTIKSLQHMDEKFLLLATIAIFLTVVIEALRIQVISQAIGETIGFWISVKIFYISFFLGGITPYFSGAIPGQVFLFNQHGISAGKGMLIATIRPIIKSIIFLVIAPILFFHFRDILEEYKLLSWILLIIAIGFSAMVISVFALSVRNPQRLELLLRRIEKITFLHNFFSKPAVQQRWEVIISQIRLFQESYHLLLKHPEEMLLAFLYTLLYWLINFSIAPLLLLAMEIQLAFTLVMAIQILIFFLLPYLPTPGGSGAAELGFISLFSLFVPSHLLGIYVGGWRLFTFYLNIIIGALLSLSLLKDWMVRK, from the coding sequence TTGAAACAACCTGTTTTAGGTCATAAAAAGATAATTAAAGGATTGATGGGCTCTTTGATTATCGGAATCTCTGTGTTTTTAATAGTTTTGTTAATTACCATTGACAGGAATACTATCAAGAGCTTGCAACATATGGATGAAAAATTTCTATTATTAGCAACAATAGCTATTTTTTTAACTGTTGTGATTGAAGCTTTAAGGATACAGGTAATTTCACAAGCTATTGGAGAGACTATTGGTTTCTGGATCTCAGTAAAGATCTTCTATATCAGTTTTTTTCTAGGCGGTATAACTCCATATTTTTCTGGTGCTATTCCGGGACAGGTATTCTTATTTAATCAACACGGTATCTCTGCTGGCAAGGGTATGTTAATTGCTACCATAAGACCAATTATAAAATCTATTATTTTTCTGGTTATTGCTCCAATACTATTTTTCCATTTCAGGGACATATTAGAGGAATATAAGCTATTATCCTGGATTTTGCTGATTATAGCTATAGGTTTTTCAGCAATGGTTATATCTGTTTTTGCACTGTCAGTGAGAAATCCTCAAAGATTGGAATTGCTACTTAGAAGGATAGAAAAGATAACCTTTCTACATAATTTTTTTTCTAAACCAGCTGTCCAGCAAAGATGGGAAGTAATAATATCACAGATTAGATTGTTTCAGGAAAGTTACCATCTCTTATTAAAACATCCTGAAGAAATGTTGCTGGCTTTTCTTTATACTTTGTTGTACTGGTTAATTAACTTTTCTATTGCACCTCTACTTTTATTAGCAATGGAAATTCAATTAGCTTTTACCCTGGTGATGGCAATACAAATTTTAATTTTCTTTCTTTTACCTTATTTGCCCACTCCCGGAGGAAGCGGTGCTGCTGAATTAGGATTTATTTCTCTTTTCTCTCTTTTTGTGCCCTCCCATCTACTGGGAATATATGTTGGAGGGTGGCGGTTATTTACTTTTTATCTAAATATAATAATTGGTGCTCTGTTAAGTCTAAGTTTATTAAAAGATTGGATGGTGAGAAAATAG